The proteins below come from a single Corylus avellana chromosome ca3, CavTom2PMs-1.0 genomic window:
- the LOC132176038 gene encoding protein NEN1-like encodes MDSTSRSEERSEIVFFDVETTRARPGLVIIEFGAILVCRSKLVELDHYDTLVRPTDHSFIASFPDRCNGITRDALVSKPTFREIADRVYDYLQGRIWAGHNILRFDCHRIREAFSDIGRPAPEPKGTIDTLALLKRTFGMRAGDMKMATLATYFGLPEQTHRSLDDVRMNLAVLKYCATVLFLESSLPDIFTERDPFDMGLLISESESLEPDDTMEDTMESSETSFTADVSYRSSDSWGFLEPDEVSISAIDACFIPSYRGSQRIQVLHRGVILQLGCMHLKVQLGLSTKFVDRLSFVVNTSQSLCKVLDDIVQKLSSDSGSSSKWRPVVYRKDGSVNYPTVRLHIQTAKAGDRAPYATEIYQKDSSGIEQRLVFSKFDAAELDPLFTPGTFLDAFFSLDPYDYQQNAGIRLVAKKLIIYSK; translated from the exons ATGGATTCGACTTCGAGGAGCGAGGAAAGATCCGAAATCGTATTCTTCGACGTGGAGACGACCCGAGCCAGGCCGGGACTCGTGATAATAGAATTCGGAGCCATCCTGGTGTGCCGCTCGAAGCTGGTGGAGCTGGATCACTACGACACCCTGGTCCGACCCACCGATCACTCGTTCATCGCCTCATTTCCCGACCGCTGCAACGGCATCACCCGCGATGCCCTCGTTTCCAAGCCGACCTTTCGCGAGATCGCCGATCGGGTCTACGACTATCTCCAAG GACGGATTTGGGCGGGTCACAATATACTGAGGTTTGATTGTCATCGCATAAGGGAGGCGTTTTCAGATATTGGTCGGCCAGCGCCGGAGCCAAAGGGCACGATTGATACATTGGCATTGTTGAAACGGACGTTTGGAATGAGGGCCGGTGACATGAAG ATGGCCACTCTTGCGACCTATTTTGGACTTCCAGAGCAGACCCACAG GAGCCTGGATGATGTTCGGATGAATCTTGCAGTTCTCAAGTATTGTGCAACAGTTTTATTCTTG GAGTCGAGCCTCCCAGACATATTCACAGAACGAGATCCTTTTGACATGGGCCTGCTAATAAGTGAATCCGAATCCCTTGAACCTGACGACACCATGGAAGACACCATGGAGTCTTCTGAGACATCTTTCACAGCTGATGTTTCCTACCGTAGCAGTGACTCTTGGGGATTTTTAGAGCCTGATGAAGTTTCTATTTCTGCTATCGATGCATGTTTTATTCCATCTTATCGTGGGAGTCAAAGAATACAAGTATTGCACAGAGGTGTCATTTTGCAGCTTGGTTGTATGCATTTGAAAGTGCAACTTGGGTTAAGTACGAAATTTGTTGATCGATTGAGCTTTGTGGTTAACACATCACAGAGTTTATGTAAAGTTCTCGATGATATAGTACAGAAGCTATCCTCAGATTCTGGTAGCAGCTCTAAATGGAGGCCTGTTGTGTACAGGAAAGATGGCTCCGTTAACTACCCTACAGTGAGATTGCA CATACAAACCGCCAAAGCTGGAGATCGTGCCCCATATGCTACAGAGATATATCAAAAAGATTCTTCCGGAATTGAGCAAAGGCTTGTGTTCAGCAAATTTGACGCGGCAGAGCTTGATCCCTTGTTCACTCCTGGGACATTTTTGGACGCATTCTTTTCCTTGGATCCATATGACTATCAGCAGAATGCAGGCATTCGCCTGGTGGcgaaaaaattgattatttattccaagtga
- the LOC132176089 gene encoding protein NEN1-like: MGSTSRSDERSEIVFFDVETTVPTRTGQGFGLLEFGSILVCPRKLVELESYSTLVQPTDLSLISSLSVRCNGITRDAVVSAPTFSEIADRVYDILQGRIWAGHNILRFDCARIREAFAYIGRPAPEPKGTIDSLALLTQRFGRRAGDMKMATLATYFGLGQQTHRSLDDVRMNLEVLKYCATVLFLESSLPDIFTENSWVSPNAITRSRVNANSSPEGVGPCISPPSSTLKLKNGPKLSPMNKKQEQNHPILSLMTRSSAAEGEPSAQGDSFDMSRLISESESLESDATMEETVESSETSSTADVSYGSSDSGGFLEPNEVSISAIKACFVPFYRGSQRMQLLHKGVILQLGCTHLKVRFGLSTKFVDHAGRPRLNIVVNASQSLCKVLDACDGMVKKLSSDSGSSSEWRPVVSRKDGFVNYPTVRLHIPTSITGDSARYATEICQKESSGSEQRLVFSKFDAAELEPLFTPGTFLDAFFSLDPYDYQQNAGIRLVAKKLIIHSN, encoded by the exons ATGGGTTCGACTTCGAGGAGCGACGAAAGATCCGAAATCGTATTCTTCGACGTGGAGACGACGGTGCCGACCCGAACCGGTCAGGGATTCGGGTTACTGGAATTCGGATCCATCCTGGTGTGCCCCAGGAAGCTGGTGGAGCTGGAGAGCTACTCCACCCTGGTCCAACCCACCGATCTCTCGCTCATCTCCTCCTTGTCCGTGCGATGCAACGGCATCACCCGCGATGCTGTCGTTTCCGCCCCGACCTTCAGCGAGATCGCCGATCGGGTCTACGACATTCTCCAAG gACGGATTTGGGCGGGTCACAATATACTGAGGTTTGATTGTGCTCGCATAAGGGAGGCTTTTGCATATATTGGTCGGCCAGCGCCGGAGCCAAAGGGCACGATTGATTCATTGGCATTGTTGACTCAGAGGTTTGGAAGGAGGGCTGGTGACATGAAG ATGGCCACTCTTGCGACTTATTTTGGACTTGGACAGCAGACCCACAG GAGCCTGGATGATGTTCGGATGAATCTTGAAGTTCTCAAGTATTGTGCAACAGTTTTATTcttg GAGTCAAGCCTGCCAGACATATTCACAGAAAATAGTTGGGTTTCTCCAAATGCTATTACAAGAAGTCGTGTAAATGCAAATTCTTCTCCAGAAGGGGTGGGCCCATGCATTAGTCCTCCCTCGTCAActttaaagttgaaaaatggTCCCAAGCTATCTCCTATGAATAAAAAACAAGAGCAAAATCATCCAATATTATCACTTATGACTCGCAGTAGTGCAGCAGAGGGTGAACCTAGTGCTCAAGGAGATTCTTTTGACATGAGCCGGCTAATAAGTGAATCTGAATCCCTTGAATCTGACGCCACTATGGAAGAAACGGTGGAGTCTTCTGAGACGTCTTCCACAGCTGATGTTTCCTACGGTAGCAGTGATTCTGGGGGATTTTTAGAGCCTAATGAAGTTTCTATTTCTGCTATCAAAGCATGTTTTGTTCCATTTTATCGTGGGAGTCAAAGAATGCAATTATTGCACAAAGGTGTCATTTTGCAGCTTGGTTGTACACATTTGAAAGTGCGATTTGGGTTAAGTACGAAATTTGTTGATCATGCTGGCCGCCCACGATTGAACATTGTGGTTAACGCATCACAGAGTTTATGTAAGGTTCTCGATGCATGTGATGGTATGGTAAAGAAGCTCTCCTCGGATTCTGGTAGCAGCTCTGAATGGAGGCCTGTTGTGTCCAGGAAAGATGGCTTCGTTAACTATCCTACAGTGAGATTGCA CATACCAACTTCCATAACTGGAGATAGTGCTCGATATGCTACAGAGATATGTCAAAAAGAATCTTCCGGCTCTGAGCAAAGGCTTGTGTTCAGCAAATTTGACGCAGCAGAGCTTGAACCCTTGTTCACTCCTGGGACCTTTTTGGACGCATTCTTTTCCTTGGATCCATATGACTATCAGCAGAATGCAGGCATTCGCTTGGTGGCGAAAAAATTGATTATTCATTCCAATTGA
- the LOC132175869 gene encoding pentatricopeptide repeat-containing protein At5g66520-like, translating to MLFEEYIPANPTRSSRAIQQYLFSLLQSCNTLKKLSQIHAQIFVNGFTQKNYILVKLLSFYVASDNLKHALGVFENIENPSATIWNQMVRGHARSETPGKSIELYNRMVAAEAEPDGFTYSFLLSACARAGLLREGEQVHGRVLANGYCSNLFVQTNLVNLYGAGGGASGVGYARSVFDEMVERTVVSWNSLLSGYIRCGDIDSARRIFDEMPERNVISWTTMISGCAQNGRCRQALSLFGEMRRAHVELDQVALVAALSACAELGNLNLGRWIHKYIKERMSVRKQPLLVSLNNALIHMYASCGMIDEASKVFSKMPWKNTVSWTSIITGLAKQGRGEEALDVFRSMLMSSGVNQVRPDEITFIGVLCACSHAGFVDEGRHLFKSMNQTWGISPKIEHYGCMVDLLSRAGFLDEAYRLVETMPIRPNDAIWGALLGGCRIHKNVELASHVKQKLAVELDPGQAAGYLVLLSNVYATAKRWKDVVTVRQKMVEMGVKKPPGRSWVQINGAVHDFVAGDRAHKHAPLIYEMLGEITRQAQQEGYKMDVIEDFLYVEE from the coding sequence atgttatttgAAGAATATATTCCCGCCAATCCAACAAGAAGCTCCAGAGCTATACAACAGTACCTCTTCTCTCTACTACAGAGCTGCAACACCCTCAAAAAGCTCTCACAAATCCATGCCCAAATATTCGTTAACGGTTTCACCCAGAAGAACTACATTCTTGTCAAGCTATTATCATTCTACGTAGCTTCTgataatctcaaacatgccctcGGAGTTTTCGAAAACATCGAAAACCCAAGTGCCACTATTTGGAACCAGATGGTCAGAGGACATGCTCGGAGTGAAACTCCTGGAAAATCCATTGAATTGTATAATAGAATGGTGGCAGCGGAGGCTGAGCCCGATGGGTTTACGTATTCCTTTCTCTTAAGTGCTTGTGCGAGGGCCGGGTTGTTAAGAGAAGGGGAGCAGGTGCATGGAAGGGTTTTGGCAAATGGGTATTGCTCGAATTTGTTTGTTCAGACGAATTTGGTTAATTTATACGGGGCGGGTGGAGGGGCCAGTGGTGTCGGGTATGCACGGAGCGTGTTTGATGAAATGGTTGAGAGAACAGTTGTGAGTTGGAATTCATTGCTGTCGGGGTACATTAGGTGTGGAGACATTGACAGTGCGCGGAGAATTTTTGATGAGATGCCGGAGAGGAATGTCATATCATGGACGACCATGATCTCAGGATGTGCTCAGAATGGGAGGTGTAGGCAAGCTTTGTCTTTGTTTGGTGAGATGAGGAGGGCCCATGTGGAATTGGATCAGGTTGCATTGGTTGCAGCGTTATCAGCCTGTGCCGAATTAGGAAATTTAAATTTGGGAAGGTGGATTCACAAGTATATTAAAGAGAGAATGAGTGTTAGGAAACAACCATTGTTGGTGTCTTTGAACAATGCACTCATACATATGTATGCTAGCTGTGGTATGATTGATGAAGCTTCTAAAGTATTCAGCAAGATGCCATGGAAAAACACTGTTTCTTGGACAAGCATCATCACGGGTTTAGCAAAGCAGGGCCGTGGAGAAGAAGCTCTCGATGTCTTTCGGTCCATGCTCATGAGCTCGGGAGTGAATCAAGTTAGGCCTGATGAAATAACCTTCATTGGGGTTCTATGTGCATGCAGCCATGCGGGATTTGTTGATGAGGGTCGCCATCTTTTTAAGAGCATGAATCAAACTTGGGGAATCAGCCCAAAGATTGAGCACTATGGGTGCATGGTTGATCTCTTAAGCCGTGCTGGTTTCTTAGATGAAGCATATAGGCTCGTTGAGACCATGCCCATTAGGCCAAATGATGCTATTTGGGGTGCTCTCCTTGGTGGTTGTAGAATTCACAAGAATGTTGAGCTTGCCTCCCATGTTAAACAAAAATTGGCAGTTGAGCTTGATCCTGGCCAGGCTGCAGGCTATCTTGTTCTCTTGTCAAATGTGTATGCAACTGCTAAAAGGTGGAAAGATGTTGTTACTGTGAGACAGAAGATGGTTGAGATGGGTGTAAAAAAGCCTCCAGGCCGAAGTTGGGTCCAAATTAACGGAGCTGTTCATGACTTTGTTGCAGGTGACAGGGCCCATAAGCATGCGCCTTTAATATATGAGATGCTTGGTGAGATCACGAGACAAGCCCAGCAGGAAGGCTACAAAATGGATGTAATAGAAGATTTTTTGTATGTTGAGGAATAA
- the LOC132175624 gene encoding pentatricopeptide repeat-containing protein At5g61400, with amino-acid sequence MWKLFFRRTTLIHPKLSPSSISRTYCSSPSSSSSSSSLISPSPSDLTNAILSCRTPHQALGCFNASTKRINPVENAQPFSAIVHVLTRAKLYTEARCLVKDIIQKLQKSRSPRRVCHLVFAALNRLESSKFTPDVFGVLIVTFSELGLVEEALWVYKKIGALPALRACTALLNGLVKRSWFESMWELYGDMLSRRLSPNVATYGVLIDGCCKQGDISKARKLFDEMIENGIEPTVVVYTTFIRGLCSESEMAEAEKVFKMMRDSGVLPNLYTYNVLMDGYCKMANIKRAINLYQNMLGDSLWPNVVTFGILIDSLCKLGELMAARNFFVYMAKFGVVPNVFVYNCLIDGHFKAGKFSEAMNLQSEMEKFGILPDVFTFSILIKGLCSLGRVEEADALFKSMTVKGVLANSVTYNSLINGYCKEGNMEKALELCSQMTEKGIEPNLITFSTLIDGYCRKGNMDAAMGLYSEMIIKSLVPDIVVYTALIDGYSKQGNMKDALRLYKEMLEAGLSPNVFTISCLIDGLCKDGRTSDAISLFLEITRAASTGDEMNRTDSGFCSPNHVMYTTIIQGLFSDGQIFKATKFFSDIRCNGLRPDIFTYTIMLQGHFQAKHMLDVMMLHADMLKMGIMPNAVIHHVLARGYQENEYLKSAQKCSDDLLDAGLGVLNQDPGGLMPGSFLVTGSNSYE; translated from the coding sequence ATGTGGAAGCTATTTTTTCGAAGAACCACGCTCATCCATCCCAAGCTTTCCCCTTCGAGCATTTCAAGAACATATTGTTCGTCaccgtcttcttcttcttcttcttcttcactaaTATCTCCCTCCCCTTCTGATCTCACAAACGCTATTCTTAGTTGCCGAACCCCTCACCAAGCTCTTGGGTGCTTCAATGCCTCTACGAAACGAATAAACCCGGTGGAGAATGCCCAGCCTTTTTCCGCTATCGTGCACGTCTTAACCAGGGCAAAATTGTACACCGAGGCCAGGTGCTTGGTAAAAGACATAATCCAGAAGCTGCAAAAGTCTCGCAGTCCCCGCCGGGTCTGTCATCTTGTTTTCGCTGCGCTTAACCGGTTAGAAAGCTCTAAATTCACTCCCGATGTGTTTGGAGTGTTAATCGTTACGTTTTCTGAACTGGGTCTTGTTGAGGAAGCCCTTTGGGTGTATAAAAAGATTGGAGCTTTGCCGGCATTGCGGGCTTGTACTGCGCTCTTAAATGGATTGGTGAAAAGGAGTTGGTTTGAGTCAATGTGGGAACTCTATGGGGACATGTTATCACGTCGGTTGAGTCCTAATGTTGCCACGTATGGCGTATTGATTGATGGATGTTGTAAGCAAGGTGATATCTCAAAGGCACGTAAGTTATTCGATGAAATGATTGAGAATGGGATTGAACCGACAGTCGTGGTCTACACAACTTTTATACGTGGTCTTTGCAGTGAGAGTGAAATGGCAGAAGCAGAAAAGGTGTTTAAAATGATGCGGGATTCTGGTGTGCTCCCCAATTTATACACTTACAACGTTCTTATGGATGGTTACTGCAAGATGGCCAATATTAAACGAGCTATCAACTTGTATCAGAACATGCTTGGTGATAGCTTGTGGCCAAATGTTGTTACATTTGGTATCCTAATAGATTCACTCTGCAAATTGGGTGAACTGATGGCTGCCCGaaacttttttgtttatatgGCTAAGTTTGGTGTTGTTCCTAATGTATTTGTATATAATTGTTTGATTGACGGCCACTTTAAGGCAGGAAAGTTTTCTGAAGCAATGAATTTGCAATCAGAGATGGAGAAGTTTGGAATTTTACCAGATGTCTTCACTTTCAGTATACTTATTAAGGGTCTTTGCAGCTTGGGTAGAGTGGAAGAAGCAGATGCACTGTTTAAAAGTATGACAGTAAAGGGAGTCCTTGCAAATTCAGTGACATACAATTCACTAATTAATGGATACTGTAAAGAAGGCAATATGGAGAAGGCTTTGGAACTGTGTTCTCAAATGACTGAAAAGGGTATAGAACCCAATCTCATCACCTTTTCTACCCTAATTGATGGTTATTGCAGGAAAGGAAACATGGATGCTGCCATGGGTTTGTACTCGGAAATGATAATCAAAAGTCTTGTGCCTGATATTGTTGTTTACACAGCTTTGATTGATGGATATAGTAAACAGGGTAACATGAAAGACGCTCTCCGGCTGTACAAAGAGATGCTAGAGGCAGGCCTCAGCCCCAATGTATTCACGATTAGTTGCTTGATTGATGGACTCTGTAAGGATGGAAGGACTTCTGATGCGATCTCACTTTTCTTGGAGATAACTAGAGCTGCTTCCACTGGGGATGAAATGAATAGAACAGATAGTGGCTTCTGTTCCCCGAATCATGTGATGTATACAACTATAATTCAAGGTTTGTTTAGCGATGGACAGATTTTCAAGGCCACTAAGTTTTTCTCAGATATCAGATGCAATGGTCTCAGACCAGATATCTTCACTTACACTATCATGTTACAGGGGCATTTCCAAGCCAAGCATATGCTAGATGTGATGATGTTGCACGCAGATATGCTTAAGATGGGTATTATGCCAAATGCAGTCATACACCATGTTTTGGCAAGGGGTTATCAAGAAAATGAATATCTGAAATCAGCTCAGAAGTGTTCTGACGATTTACTTGATGCAGGTCTTGGGGTTTTGAATCAGGATCCAGGAGGACTGATGCCAGGATCTTTCTTGGTTACAGGAAGCAACAGTTATGAGTGA
- the LOC132176225 gene encoding putative pentatricopeptide repeat-containing protein At1g74400 yields the protein MRYLKRFPLVPTRVTKFLAIIYHPNPKVQLHTHLKPPKANQTLKSYLNSNCNTKALLFFRDLLRKSPSTIDSFSFLFVLKASTQKHYAIGGKQLHALVIKFGFNSIVYLQTSLINMYSARGSLLDAHHVFDEIPCKNIVCWTALISASVDNQKPKKALQLFRQMQMDNVEPDNVAITVALSACADIGALGMGEWIHTYVHHKKGLDIDLSLNNALINMYVKCGNIVNGRRIFDSMEKKDVTTWTSMIVGHALHGQAEEALKLFAEMRGKDKKIWKKKRNGDRGSSLIVPNDVTFIGVLMACSHAGMVEEGKQHFKSMSEDYGLKPRESHFGCMVDLFCRAGLLKEAYNFILEMPLQPNAVVWRTFLGACCLKGNIELAAEVRCRLLELDPGHAGDYVAMSNIYAAKGMWDKKIVVRGQIKQRKAPGCSSIEVGTGISEFVAADEDHPLRPEIYVVLKHLLINMKASGYLPELSSLTEY from the coding sequence ATGAGGTATTTGAAAAGGTTCCCATTAGTTCCAACAAGGGTGACCAAGTTCTTGGCAATTATTTATCATCCTAATCCCAAAGTTCAACTCCATACTCACCTCAAACCACCAAAAGCAAACCAAACCCTTAAAAGTTACCTTAACTCCAATTGCAACACCAAGGCCCTGTTGTTTTTCAGAGACCTTTTGAGAAAAAGCCCTTCTACAATTGAtagcttttctttcttgtttgtcCTTAAAGCTTCCACCCAGAAGCATTACGCAATCGGAGGAAAACAATTGCATGCGCTCGTCATAAAATTTGGCTTCAACTCCATCGTTTACCTCCAAACATCTCTTATAAATATGTATTCAGCAAGGGGGAGTCTGTTGGATGCACAccatgtgtttgatgaaataCCCTGTAAAAATATAGTCTGCTGGACGGCCTTGATCTCTGCCAGTGTTGACAACCAGAAGCCTAAAAAAGCTCTCCAGCTATTCAGGCAGATGCAGATGGACAACGTGGAACCTGATAATGTCGCGATCACTGTTGCTCTCTCTGCCTGTGCTGACATTGGTGCATTGGGGATGGGAGAGTGGATTCATACTTATGTTCATCATAAAAAAGGGCTCGATATAGATTTATCCTTGAACAATGCTCTCATTAACATGTATGTAAAATGTGGGAACATTGTGAATGGGAGGAGAATTTTTGACAGCATGGAAAAAAAGGATGTCACAACTTGGACATCCATGATTGTGGGCCATGCACTTCACGGACAAGCAGAAGAAGCTCTTAAACTTTTTGCAGAAATGagaggaaaagacaagaaaatttggaagaaaaagaggaatgGTGATCGTGGGAGCTCTTTAATTGTTCCAAATGATGTTACATTCATTGGCGTTCTAATGGCTTGCAGCCATGCAGGAATGGTGGAGGAAGGGAAGCAACATTTCAAAAGCATGAGTGAGGATTATGGTTTAAAGCCTAGAGAGTCTCACTTTGGCTGCATGGTAGATCTTTTCTGCCGAGCTGGACTTCTAAAAGAAGCTTATAACTTCATTTTGGAGATGCCATTGCAGCCAAATGCAGTGGTTTGGCGGACATTTTTAGGTGCATGCTGCCTCAAGGGAAACATCGAGCTTGCGGCAGAAGTTCGGTGCAGGCTGCTTGAGTTGGATCCTGGCCATGCGGGTGATTATGTTGCCATGTCCAATATTTATGCTGCTAAAGGCATGTGGGATAAGAAAATTGTTGTTAGAGGTCAAATAAAACAGCGAAAGGCTCCTGGTTGCAGCTCAATTGAGGTGGGAACTGGAATAAGTGAATTTGTTGCTGCAGATGAAGATCATCCTCTAAGGCCTGAGATATACGTGGTTCTCAAGCACTTGCTGATCAATATGAAAGCTTCTGGTTACTTGCCGGAGCTTTCAAGCTTAACAGAGTATTGA
- the LOC132176408 gene encoding NEP1-interacting protein-like 2: MEETGFDGARTFRCVPQFIVGAVSGALTGFVAVAGAFTGAVAGALAGKASDSGVLRGAGLGAIAGAVLSVEVLEASRAYWCLERYGSRSSSSMADFIEELFHGRFVEERFAPEILTAHRWQVSVANIGYDEIPDVNGGVASRGLSDDSLWRLPCHVMEEIEAAQSISCRICLQDIEVGEIARRLPWCHHIFHLKCVDKWLVKQASCPICRKEV; encoded by the exons ATGGAGGAAACGGGGTTCGATGGGGCTAGGACTTTTCGTTGTGTACCGCAGTTCATCGTGGGCGCTGTATCCGGAGCTCTTACGGGCTTCGTCGCTGTTG CTGGAGCTTTCACAGGAGCTGTTGCTGGTGCTCTAGCTGGTAAGGCTTCTGACAGCGGTGTTCTTCGTGGAGCTGGACTTGGTGCCATTGCTGGGGCTGTGCTCTCTGTAGAGGTTCTGGAGGCTTCCCGTGCTTACTGGTGTCTGGAACGATATGGATCGCGAAGTTCATCATCAATG GCAGATTTCATAGAGGAGCTTTTTCACGGGAGGTTTGTCGAGGAACGATTTGCACCGGAAATTTTAACTGCTCACCGTTGGCAG GTTAGCGTTGCTAATATAGGCTATGATGAGATTCCTGATGTCAATGGTGGAGTTGCATCTAGAGGATTGTCTGACGATTCACTGTGGAGATTACCTTGTCATGTGATGGAGGAAATCGAGGCAGCACAAAGTATCAGTTGTAGGATATGTCTGCAG GATATTGAAGTAGGAGAAATTGCGAGGCGCTTGCCCTGGTGTCATCACATTTTTCACTTGAAATGTGTGGACAAATGGCTAGTCAAACAAGCTTCATGCCCTATATGTAGAAAGGAAGTTTAA